The stretch of DNA CACGCTCCTTCCCGAGGCTACATTCGAAAGGATGAGCAATAAGGGAGAGATCGGAGTCACAAATATGTCCAGACCTGGAAAGGGAACAATCGGCATCAGGCTTGAACCGAGCAGCGAATTTGGTCCCACTGGTGAAGAGAAATATGGTACCAATAACGCCGGCATTATGATGTCTGATCTGGAAACATTCCTTAAAGATCTCAGAGACGGTGATCTGGTGTACATCAGAGAATTCGAGTCTGGAGATGAAAAGGCAGAACACAAAGCCGGGGACTTGAAGGTTGATGAGGAGGAGTTTAACTTCGTATCCCACAAGCCTCCCGCAGGTCCGTTTGTTTGAGGTGTAGATTTATGAGCTATAAAACCGAGACAAGAATGATTATGATCTCTCCGACATCCGATATCACACCAGACCAGCTGGTTCGGTTTGTTCACGGTCTGGGACTAGGGCTGGGTGTCAAGGAAACATGCTACGGTATTAATATCCAGGGACCTGTGGAAGATGTAAGAAAGGCTTTCAAGGATATCAGAAATCTTGACCCTAACAGGATTTTTTCAAAAGTCCGTGCTTTTCCCATCGGAGATGAGCGCAGATGCAGGGCCCACCACGGCTCAAGACCTGGTTATCCGCAGCTTGAAAAAGAGTGGAGCGACCTCCCCAAAATGGACCGTGCCCTGACAGCCATGGAGGCTGGGGAACCAGTACCCGATAAGAAAAAACCGCAGCCAATTTCAATAGAACGTTTCAAAGAAATCATAGATGAGGTGTCCCAATGAAAGTCTTCATGGTACCATTAAACAGCTTGATACTGTACGATTTGATAGAGCGCTTTGGCCATGAGCCATTGTCACTGATGTCTGAAATGAGAGATAGAGTAGTCAATGCGGAGATTGAAGCTCCGCCGCTGAATCTTACACCTGATGATGTTAAAGTTGGACTTAATTATGCTGGAATTGAAATTCCGTCTGGTATCCGCGGGCGTATGTCCATCTGGGGGCCGCTTCTGGAGAAAGCTGAGGCAGCAATAATCATGCATGATATGCCCTATACATACGGCTGTGTCGGCTGCCACAGATCAAACTTATTGTTAAATCATTTAGTAAGAAAAAAAGACATTCCACTGCTGGAAGTACACTACCCTAACGATGACGATGAGGCTAAGATACTTGTTGCCCGCGTCAAAGCATTCCTGGAGGGATTAAATGGCAATTAAAATAGCACAGCTGTCATGTGGGACAGAATACTCTGGAGTACAGTCTGAGATCGAACATGCTGCTGAGACAGTCGGCGGAAAGATGGTGTATCCGGATGTAGCATACGATGATATTGCCACTGCTGTGGATGAATTTGGATTCAATCCCGCATCACCTCAGCTGAAGTTAATGATCGCCAGGGCCAAAGCGTTGGCAGACGGCCATTATGATGCGGACGCTGTATTCATTTCATCATGTTTCAGATGTGCTGAAGGCGCCTTGGTAAGAAATGAAGTCCGAAAATATATCCAGGAACATACCAAGCTGCCGGTAGTCACTTATTCATTTACTGAGAGGATGAAATCAGCCCAGCTCCTGACAAGAATGGAAGCTCTAGTTACCATTGTAGAAAAGAAGGAGCTGCTGGCCAGGGAAAGACAGGTTGGATTGACAGCCGGTATCGACTCAGGATCATCCACCACTAAAGCAATGATCATTAGAGATAATGAAATTCTCGGCAAGGCATGGATGCCTACCGGAGAAGTTTTTGGCACAGCAATGGAAGTCCTCAATAAAGCTATGGATGAAGCTGGAGTCAAACAGGATCAGCTTGAGGGGATAGGCGTTACCGGCTATGGGCGTTTCCTTATAGGTAGGAAACTGGATGCAAATCTGATCCAGGAAGAACTCACAGTCAATTCCAAAGGTGCAGTATGGCTTGCAGATCATCAGAAAGGTGAAGCAACCATCATCGACATTGGTGGAATGGATAACAAAGCCATTACTGTAAGGGATGGAATTCCTGATAACTTTACCATGGGTGGAATCTGTGCTGGAGCATCAGGCAGATTCATGGAAATGGTGTCCAAACGTCTGAAAGTAGACATCAATGACCTGGGAGCTCTGGCTGATAAAGGCGACTGGACAAAAGTCAATATGAATTCATATTGCTCTATTTTTGGTATTCAGGACTTAGTCACTTCTCTGGCGGCAGGCAATACTGTAGAAGATGTAGCAGCAGCCGCATGCCATTCTGTAGCTGAACAAGTTTACGAACAGCAGCTGCAGGAAATAGATGTAAGGCAGCCCATCATTCAGGTGGGAGGAACATCATTGATCAGCGGCCTTGTGAAAGCTGTAGGCGATATGGTCGGAAGCCATCCGATTATCCCGCCGAATTCCCAGTACATCGGGGCAGCCGGTGCAGGGCTTCTTGCTTCTGGTTTCTTAGAGGGTATCTGATGGCAGAAGGCGAAGATTTTGCATTCAACAACTTTGACACGATCTTTCGTCAGACATTGAAAGATCTAGGCATAAGCCGGGCAGTCAAATCATTCAATATAATCTCTAAGATTGATGAGCCTTACTTCATAATATCACTTAAGATGGGAAAAGCTAGATCTGCAATTCATATCTCTGATATGGCTCAGGTAGACGACAGCCCGCAGGGTGTGCAGATAACAATTACAGATGAAGAATGGGCACCAGCCCTGCTGACAAAACTGTGGCAGGTTTACAGTAAAGAAAGAGTCAAACAGCTGACAAGGTTTGAGATAACAATCCATGGTGCACAGGCTTCTGATGTCGCGTCTATGCAGCTTGATCCCGGAGAGGAGCTGAAAACACTGCTTCTCGATGCCATCTGGCGTGTATTCCCAGAGGGCTTCAAAGTCCGCTATAACATTGTGGATGATGAAGTCATGACTGTGGTCGGTACAGAGCATGATATGGAAGATGCATGGCTTGAGACTGCCCGCAAAGTACACGAACTTACCAGAAATGCGGAGGCCGAGTGAAATGTATGAGGTTCTCATGTATGATGGCGGAGTCTACAGAATCAATGAGCTGTATGAGCTGATTGAAGATGTAGGCGGTTTCGTCATTCAGAAAACGAAGATCCAGGTTCAGATTGTTGTCACTATGGCTGTTCCGGAAGAAGAACACGCAGTCATCGAGGAAAAAACCGCTGAACTGGGAGGAAAACTTTCATCTGTTCCTCTTGCAGGAACTGAAATAGCTGTGGTAGCTCCAACACTTGGCAGACATCACATGCCACATCCGACATGTGATATTGCGGAGCAGCTGAGAAGGCTGGGAGCAATTACCGTTGTAATGGGACTCGCCAGGGGAAGAGGAAGAAGATCATCGCAGATCCTGGCGGACGAACGCCGCATCATTGAAGAGTACGATGCCGCCGTGTTTGTTCTGGGAAACTTCAAAGACTGCATCGTCAATCATAAAACGAAACTCTTTGAGGACTTGGAGATTCCAGTGGCGGTCGTCTGTGGTCCGGAGGTGCAGGATCTACCCTGCGAGGCAATAGTCTGCGGAGTGGGCCGCAAAGTTGAAAGAATGAGGCGCGAGGAAGAAATTCTCAAGCTGCAGGAAGCATCCGAAGCAATTGAGACAATCATCCACAACAAGCGTGCTGAACTTGATGAAGATCCGTTGTTTATTCATCCTGCTGAAATTAAAGGCAGACTGGATGAACTTGAACCGATTAAGGAATGTCTGCGTCCGGCTCCAGTTGTACTGCATCTCGATGGTCTGCGGGTGAAGATTCCATATGAAGAATGGAAGGATACGATCGCAGACATAGAAGTTTACGGCCACCGCCTTGGTGATGTAGCCGAGATCTCTGAATCCAGCCTCGGCGGCAGCATACTCATAAAGATCAAAACGACTTCTGAAGTGAATGATGAAGACAGGCAGTCTTCGTCTTCCTAATCATTTTTTCTTTGTGCAAGGTTATTTCTCTAGTAAAATCAATTACATGTTATGAAAGTCGTGGGTGTTAGCTGTAGCCCTAGAAAAGGGGGAAATTCAGAAATCCTCGTGTCCGAAGCATTAAAAGGTGCTGAGGCAAAGGGTGCTGAGACTGTTTTTATTAGCTTAGCTGGAAAGAACATCAAAGGCTGTAATGCGTGTCCAAAATGCGGAGCCGCTGGAAAATGCGCAATCAACGATGACATGCAGGAGATTTATCCCATTCTGGAAAGCGCTGATGCGATCATAGTTGCATCGCCTGTATATTTCGGAATGTATAATGCGCAGACTAAAGCGTTCTTAGACCGTAATTACTATCTGTTAAAGTCAGGCGGCAAGCTGGCTGGCAAAGTAGGCGGCGTAATCACTGTAGGAGGACGTTCAGGCCATGATTTTACTGCTGTGGCCATGATGGAAGCCTTAACCCTCTATGGCATGTATCTGCCTCCAAATGCTTTTGCTGAATCTATGTCGAGAGAGCTGGGAGCTGCAGCAACGGAAGAGAAAGCTATGAATGCCGCTAAAGCTCTTGGAGAGCGGGTAGCAGATTTAGCCGCTAAACTAAAGTAATGTCAAAATCCAAAGGAGTATATCTCTTCATTTTCACGATCCCCTTTGAAACTGAGGTTGAGATCGGGAAACTGGGGAGATACTCATTTCTTCCAGGCAGATATGTATATGTAGGCTCCGGGATGGGAGGAGTATCTGCCAGAGTACGGCGTCATCTCTGTGGCTGCCAGTCTAAAAGATGGCATATTGATTATCTCATCGAAAATGCTGTAGACAAAAAGGCAGTGATCTACCTGACAGACAGCAGAGAAATGGAATGCATTCTCAGCAGCCTTGTTAGGGACATTCCCGGGGCTGAAAATCCAGTGCGTGGTTTTGGGAGCTCTGACTGCAGCTGTTATTCTCACATTTATTTAATTCCAGAGACATCGTATCATGAACTTTTGAATATTGATCTTAAGAACTGCTGCAAATCCGAAGTACTCACCTGCAGAACGATTGACCAGTACGAAATGGCTGGATTGGAAAATCATTAAGTATATGCTGCTGCCAAACATATTATTGCCTGGGAAGTGAGCCCTTGCACTGGACTGTAAGATTCTGTCATAGACTTAATCAAGCGTTCCAGACATCGCTATTGCTCAGCCGACAATCCGTGTTGACGGCCGTGTGATGCAATAGTGAAATTCGATGAACCCGTTGCGGGGTGGTTGTCGGGTAAACATCGAAAGTCATGGAGGAACTCCCGGGCCCAATTTTATATAGTAGGATATAATTATGTGTATCTGTTTATAATTATCTTTAGTCTATTCAGACAGTCTTTTTTGATGGTAGACTTCTTATATTTTAAATGAATGTCTGCTTAGCATTACTTATCATGGAGGCAAAGAATGAGCGCCACCGAGGATTCATATGAGAACAGTTCTGTACTTGAAAAATTGAATGAAGCTATAGGGAAGGACAACGTAACAATCAGCAAGATGGAAAGATTGCTGTACAGCCATGATATGGCACCTTTACCTAAAGAAGCACAGGTAGCTTTTAAAGTGATTCCAGACATAGTTGTACGCCCGAAATCTATCGAGGACGTATCTGCAGTCGTTAAGATTGCTGCTGAAGAAGGTGTTCCAATCACTCCTCGCGGTGCATCTACCTGGGGATTAGCTGGATCTACACCTGCTTTTGGTGGAATTCTCATCGATATGCTGGGAGGTATGAGTAAAATTGTTTCTATTGACGAAACAAACATGACCATTACCGCTCAGGCCGGCTGCTCATGGAAACAAGTGTATGATGCAGCCTGGGAGGCAGGTTTCCTTCTGGGATCATATCCAAGCAGTTTCCCGTCCGCTACAATCGGCGGCTGGACTTCAACATCTGGAATCGGTATTGCAAATTACAAATACGGCTCTGCCAGGGACAACATCAGAAGCATGAAAGTTGTAATCCCAGACGGAAGCATTGTTACAACAGGATTTGAGAGAGTATCCGACAACATGTCTGGATATAACTTAAACCATCTCTTTGTGGGAGCAGAAGGTACCCTCGGTGTCATTTGTGAAATTACTTTCAAGCTTACACCAAGACCAGAAGTTCTCAGGCCTATTGCATACTCATTTGAAAGCCTGGATAAAGCAGAAGGAGCTCTCTGTGAGATTTCCCACAGCAGGCTTACTGTACTTCACATTGGTTTCTCTGACGCTAACCACTTCAAGATGCAGAACAGGGCCGGTATTGTAGACCACGAATTCGGTTCTATCATTCTGGTTGCATTGGAAGGTTACAAAACCGTCGTTGATTATGAAGAGACTGTCCTTGATGAAATCATGGAGAGAAACGGCGGTAAGAAAGAAGCTCCTGAAGTCGGAGAACATGAGTGGGAAGAGCGCTGCTATGAATTCAGATGCCGCAAAGTCGGTCTCGGTTCAGTTCCTGGTGAAGTTATAGTTCCTGTCCACTCATTTGCAAAAATGACCAAGGATGTCTACGAACTTATGGACTCCATGAAAATGGAAGGTGCAATCATCGGAATTATGGCAGACCGTAACACTGTAATGTTCATGCCATACTATGTCTATAATTCTGAATCCATGAGCAAGAGTGTATCTTCACTTTCCTTCGACTATCAGTGCGGAGAACTTGCCAAAGCAAACGGCGGCCGTATGCTCGGTGGATTTGGTCTCTTCTTTGGATCCACATTATCACAAGTTCGTGGCGAGGGATACAAGATCGAAGTCGGAATCAAGAACGCAATCGATCCAGAAGAAATCATGAACCCTGGAAAACTCCTTGGAATGGAGACAAGGTTCGGACTTTCTGTAACTCCTGAAATGCTTGGCTTCGGCATGTCTGCATTATCCGCTTTCAAAAAGATAATGGGAAAAGACAAGAACTTTGAGAAGAAAGCTGAAGC from Candidatus Methanomassiliicoccus intestinalis Issoire-Mx1 encodes:
- a CDS encoding methanogenesis marker 6 protein; this encodes MSYKTETRMIMISPTSDITPDQLVRFVHGLGLGLGVKETCYGINIQGPVEDVRKAFKDIRNLDPNRIFSKVRAFPIGDERRCRAHHGSRPGYPQLEKEWSDLPKMDRALTAMEAGEPVPDKKKPQPISIERFKEIIDEVSQ
- a CDS encoding methanogenesis marker 5 protein, producing the protein MKVFMVPLNSLILYDLIERFGHEPLSLMSEMRDRVVNAEIEAPPLNLTPDDVKVGLNYAGIEIPSGIRGRMSIWGPLLEKAEAAIIMHDMPYTYGCVGCHRSNLLLNHLVRKKDIPLLEVHYPNDDDEAKILVARVKAFLEGLNGN
- a CDS encoding methanogenesis marker 15 protein; the encoded protein is MAIKIAQLSCGTEYSGVQSEIEHAAETVGGKMVYPDVAYDDIATAVDEFGFNPASPQLKLMIARAKALADGHYDADAVFISSCFRCAEGALVRNEVRKYIQEHTKLPVVTYSFTERMKSAQLLTRMEALVTIVEKKELLARERQVGLTAGIDSGSSTTKAMIIRDNEILGKAWMPTGEVFGTAMEVLNKAMDEAGVKQDQLEGIGVTGYGRFLIGRKLDANLIQEELTVNSKGAVWLADHQKGEATIIDIGGMDNKAITVRDGIPDNFTMGGICAGASGRFMEMVSKRLKVDINDLGALADKGDWTKVNMNSYCSIFGIQDLVTSLAAGNTVEDVAAAACHSVAEQVYEQQLQEIDVRQPIIQVGGTSLISGLVKAVGDMVGSHPIIPPNSQYIGAAGAGLLASGFLEGI
- a CDS encoding methanogenesis marker 17 protein → MAEGEDFAFNNFDTIFRQTLKDLGISRAVKSFNIISKIDEPYFIISLKMGKARSAIHISDMAQVDDSPQGVQITITDEEWAPALLTKLWQVYSKERVKQLTRFEITIHGAQASDVASMQLDPGEELKTLLLDAIWRVFPEGFKVRYNIVDDEVMTVVGTEHDMEDAWLETARKVHELTRNAEAE
- a CDS encoding methanogenesis marker 7 protein; its protein translation is MYEVLMYDGGVYRINELYELIEDVGGFVIQKTKIQVQIVVTMAVPEEEHAVIEEKTAELGGKLSSVPLAGTEIAVVAPTLGRHHMPHPTCDIAEQLRRLGAITVVMGLARGRGRRSSQILADERRIIEEYDAAVFVLGNFKDCIVNHKTKLFEDLEIPVAVVCGPEVQDLPCEAIVCGVGRKVERMRREEEILKLQEASEAIETIIHNKRAELDEDPLFIHPAEIKGRLDELEPIKECLRPAPVVLHLDGLRVKIPYEEWKDTIADIEVYGHRLGDVAEISESSLGGSILIKIKTTSEVNDEDRQSSSS
- a CDS encoding flavodoxin family protein, which translates into the protein MKVVGVSCSPRKGGNSEILVSEALKGAEAKGAETVFISLAGKNIKGCNACPKCGAAGKCAINDDMQEIYPILESADAIIVASPVYFGMYNAQTKAFLDRNYYLLKSGGKLAGKVGGVITVGGRSGHDFTAVAMMEALTLYGMYLPPNAFAESMSRELGAAATEEKAMNAAKALGERVADLAAKLK
- a CDS encoding GIY-YIG nuclease family protein — its product is MSKSKGVYLFIFTIPFETEVEIGKLGRYSFLPGRYVYVGSGMGGVSARVRRHLCGCQSKRWHIDYLIENAVDKKAVIYLTDSREMECILSSLVRDIPGAENPVRGFGSSDCSCYSHIYLIPETSYHELLNIDLKNCCKSEVLTCRTIDQYEMAGLENH
- a CDS encoding FAD-binding oxidoreductase, translating into MSATEDSYENSSVLEKLNEAIGKDNVTISKMERLLYSHDMAPLPKEAQVAFKVIPDIVVRPKSIEDVSAVVKIAAEEGVPITPRGASTWGLAGSTPAFGGILIDMLGGMSKIVSIDETNMTITAQAGCSWKQVYDAAWEAGFLLGSYPSSFPSATIGGWTSTSGIGIANYKYGSARDNIRSMKVVIPDGSIVTTGFERVSDNMSGYNLNHLFVGAEGTLGVICEITFKLTPRPEVLRPIAYSFESLDKAEGALCEISHSRLTVLHIGFSDANHFKMQNRAGIVDHEFGSIILVALEGYKTVVDYEETVLDEIMERNGGKKEAPEVGEHEWEERCYEFRCRKVGLGSVPGEVIVPVHSFAKMTKDVYELMDSMKMEGAIIGIMADRNTVMFMPYYVYNSESMSKSVSSLSFDYQCGELAKANGGRMLGGFGLFFGSTLSQVRGEGYKIEVGIKNAIDPEEIMNPGKLLGMETRFGLSVTPEMLGFGMSALSAFKKIMGKDKNFEKKAEAYDLEELEKAKFEQYKVDPLKQEKD